The Vibrio sp. STUT-A11 region CTCTTAGACTGACTATTCTTAGTGAAAGTCGTGTTCTGAATAATAATTAAACAAATGCACGCTGATCACAAACAAAGTGCTTTGATTTATATCAAAATGTAATAATATAACGTCACGTTTACCTCATTGCTCTAGTCGTGTATTACTTCCATCATCTTAAGCTAAAGAAATTGCTGCTCCTTGCGATGCTCTTGATCCCTCTGGGATTGAGTGCGATTTCGCTTGCGCACTCGATGGAAATGGATCAAAACGTTCACGAACATCATACCTGTGAAGTTTATGATGCAATTTGTCACGCTTTAAATTCGCAGTCTACGCTGGTTGTACCGTCTGATAAGGCGCGATGCTATCAAAAATTTGCTATCCAGTTCGCGACTCATGCTTCCTCAGAGCTTCCGCGAACGCGTTCACCACCCAATTTCGTCTAACGCTTTCTCCGTTTACGAGAACCAAATACTTTTCATTTTTATACCCCATAACCTCGTCATGGCTTGGCACTTCGACGTTGGTTAGGCTTGTGTTCGTCAAACATTCACAACAACACAACTGCTACGAGCACTCGGCATCTGGGGACATTGTGTTAAAAAATACGTTAGAGATTGTTATGACTGAAATTTCTTATACTTCTATCGCAAAAAAGAAGAAGCTTATTCGTGGCCTGGGCTTGGCTACCTTAGTGGCAGCGGGTGCTGCTATCGCATTCATCAGTAATCAAGAGACCTCACCGGAGCAGGTTACGCCAAACAAGAGCAATACATTATCGATTAGCGGTCCTTGGGAGGTGTCCAGCTTAGACCCTTCAAAGCAGGGCTATATGTTAACTCGCATGCAGGTCATAGAAACGCTGCTCAACGTCGATGGTAAAGGGATTATTACCTCAGGATTGGCGAGTAAATGGAAAAGCAGTGAAGATGGATTATCGTGGTATTTTACTCTGCAAGACAACGTAACGTTTCATGATGGCTCCAAACTGGATGCTGCAGCGGTCGTTCGTAGTCTTGCTTTTGCCCAGCGTAAACATGGCACGCTTAACAAAGCAGACATTCGCAGCATCTCAGCGGTGAGTGACAATGAGATAAAAATCGAACTAAGCAGACCTTACGCCGCATTTGCTTCTTTGTTAACCAACTACGCCAATGCCATTTTGTCACCGGCATCTTATGACGCTGACGGTGCAGTAAAGACGCTTTACGGAACCGGACCATACCAAATGGAGAGCTTTTTGCCTCCTCACAAATTTACCGTAAAGAAGTTTGACGGTTACTGGGGTGAAGAAGCAAAAATCAACTTTGCCACTTATTTAGCGGGTCATCGTGCAGAAAGCCGATTGCTGCAAGCGAAATCTGGTGAAGCCGATATTGTCTTTAACCTAGAACCAGCGATGCTCGGGCAACTAAAAACAGGAAACGAGGTTAACGTTCACAGCGACCTGATCCCGCGAACTATGTTTGTAAAAGTGAATGCTGGTCATCCTTTCCTGAATGAAGCGAGAGCCAGAAAGGCATTGAGTATGGCCATTGATCGAGCGTCGATCACCAAAAATGTACTTGGTGTCCCTGGCGCTGAAACCACTCAGCTCATGCCAAGTTCCATGTCTCAGTGGTTTATTAAAGACGTTAGAAATGATGACTTCAATTTAGAACAGGCGCGTTCAACTTTGGCTGAATTAGGTTGGGAACGTGGAGAAAGTGGCATCCTTGAACGTGATGGTGTTCCGTTCAAACTTACTATGATCACGTACGCAGATCGTCCTGAGTTAACAACGGTTGCCACTGCGATTCAAGCACAATGGGCAAAGCTAGGTGTTGAGCTAAAAGTGGATGTCACCAACTCAAGTATGATCCCTGCTGGCCACCAAGATGGCTCACTAGAAATGGCATTGATCGCTCGTAACTTTGGTTTTAGCGCGGATCCGTTGCCGATCATCAGCTCTGATTTCGCGAACGGAGGTGGTGACTGGGGGACGATGAACTGGGAAAACGCAAAAGTGGACAGTACGATTGAACGTTTACTTCATACTGACGACGCGACACGTGCATTTGAACTAAGCCAGACAGTTGCGAAAGAAATTTATCAAGATACGCCAGTGATCGCGATTTCGAGTTATAGCCAACATACCTCAGTTAACAAACGCGTAAAAAACTTCAAATTTGACCCGTTTGAGCGTAACTACTTCATCAATCAGATGGAAATTAACTGATGTTATTGGGGATTTTAAAAAAGCGTCTGTACCAACTCATTCTGGTGGCTTGGGGCGTCGGTACACTCACATTTGTGCTTATGCGTAGCCTGCCTGGAGACATGGCGTATCGAATTGCGGCAAGTCGTTATGGTCAGGATAACGTGGACTCTGCGGCTGCTGACCTTGTGCGTCAGGAACTGAATTTAGATCAAGGGTGGTTCAGTAGTTATGTAAGCTGGCTGGGTGACCTTTTGCAATTCAACTTAGGTAATTCCCTCGTGAGTGGTTTGCCTGTAAGTGAAGTCGTCCAACACCAGCTTGGACACTCTTTGCTGCTCGCTGGATTTGGTATCGCGTTATCCATTTTGGTTGCGCTTCCTCTCGGAACCTGGTCAGCAAACAAGGGTGGGCTGGTCAATTCGCTTATGGTTTGGTTCTCGACGTTTACCCGAGCGATGCCGGTATTTGTACTTGGATTGGTGCTGATTCTTATTTTCGCAATCAATTGGAAATGGTTCCCTGTCGCGGGGTTTGGTACCTGGCAGCACTTGGTTTTGCCAAGCATTACCTTAGCTGTCAGTTTGGCCGCCGTTTCTAATCGAGTTGTACATAGCAGCGTTAGAAACGTTTTGCGATCTCCATTTTACACATTCTCGCGAGTTAAAGGGCTAAGCGAAAGACAAACTTTCTTCCGCCATGGGTTACGGAATATGGCCGTTCCCATTGTGGCGTTTGTCGGTATTCAGCTAGTCAGCGTGATCGAAGGCATCGTTATGATTGAGTCTTTGTTCTCTTGGCCGGGTGTTGGTCATGGTCTCGCACACGCGATTTTCGCGCGTGATATTCCCGTTATTCAAGGTTGTGCGCTGACAATGGGCATTCTATTTGTGCTCCTCAATAGTATTATTGATGTGCTGTGCTACTGGATTGATCCAAGAGGTCAGCAAGAAAAATGATGAAACAATTTACATTAAATCAAAAGCTCGGATTATTACTCTTACTTGGCTTGTTTAGCTTTTCGCTTTTTGTTGGATGGTTGTCTCCATACTCCATTGACGAGCAAAACCTTTCTATTCGATTATTGCCACCAAGCGGTGAACACTGGTTTGGTACCGATCATTTTGGCCGAGATATGATGACGCGCCTTGCGAGCGCGATTGGCTTATCTTTTACGCTGAGTGTGTTGTGTGTCATCAGTTCTTCGACGTTGGGCGTTGCCTTTGGTGTTTGTTCAGCATGGGCTGGCGGCCGAGTAGAGCAGGGGCTCGATATTGTCGTCAATATTTTACTCGCGCTGCCTGGGTTAGTATTAGTTCTTCTGTTGTCAGCCATAGCGCCGGGATCATTCTTAGTAATGTATCTGGCGATTTCACTGGTTCAATGGGTTGAGTATTACCGAGTAACAAGAGCGATTACTCGCACTGTCATCGATAGCCCGGAGCGACAAGTATCGATGATGATGGGATTTGGTAAATGGTATCAATTCAAACGTCATATCTGGCCGGCACTTTCAGCATCAGTCTTTACTATGGCGGCGTTTGGCGGTGCGAATGCCATTCTAATGATGGCTTCGTTAGGCTTTGTCGCAGTCGGTATTCAGCCGCCGCTTGCTGAACTGGGGCTGATGAGTGTCGAACTCTTCCCGTTCTACGTTGATGCGCCTTGGATATTAGCTCAGCCGTTACTGGTTGTTGCGTTGTTGGTATTGGGCTTTCATTTAATAGCAGGAGCGAGCCGTGAATCTCTTAATTCAACTGACTGATTTATCGATCAAAGCAAAAGATGTCGAGCTTCTCGAGCCGCTTTCGTTGAAGCTTTATCAGGACAAGCCTGTCACTATTCTTGGTCAGACTGGCTCAGGCAAAAGTTTGTTAGCGCAGGCCGTGATCGGTCTATTACCAAGCTCACTGTCACAATACGGAACCGTTGAAGTCTTTGGGAAAAAACAGGATCAACGCTCTCTGGTAAAACTGTGGGGAAGTGAGATCACTATGCTCCCTCAGGAGCCTTGGCGCGCACTTGACCCATTAATGCCCGCATACAGACAAGTGGCTGAGGTTTATGAATGCGTTCAGGGTCTGGATGAAGAGACGGCTTTTCATCGAGCCATAGATGACTTGGAGAACATCGGGCTTAAAAACAGTGCTCATAAACGACCGGGGCAGTTGTCGGGCGGTATGGCTCAGCGCTTAGCGGTCACTGCTGCAACGTCGGGTGGGGCTAAGCTGATATTGGCTGATGAACCAACAAAAGGTCTGGATGTCAGCCGTCGAGATGATATCGTTCGTCTGTTGATCCAAAGTGCTAAGGGTGGTGGTTTACTAACCATCACTCACGATATTGATGTTGCACGCCAAATAGGTGGTGACATCATTGTGATGAAAAAAGGCGTCGTTGTTGAACAGGGTACGGCAGAGCAAGTGTTGAATTACCCTCAGCACGAGTACACGCAAGCGTTAATTGGCGCGGATCCAAAGCATTGGAATGAGAGAGAGAAAAACTTACTCACTGATACCCCAGTGCTGAAGGTAGACAACCTTTCGGTTGGACGCGGTAATACAGTGCTTTCTCAAGGAATCAATTTTACGATTCATGAAGGGGAAGTGATTGGCGTCGTTGGTGATAGTGGTTGCGGAAAAAGTACACTTGGGGACACCTTGCTTGGCTTATTACCTGCGTTAGACGGTACGGTAACGAAGCTGGCACCTAATACTATGACTTATCAATGGCTTAAGTTGTTTCAGGATCCTCCCGCAGCGTTTACGTCTAGTGTGACGCTTGGTGTGCTTTTGGATGATTTGGTCAAGCTGCACAAGATAGACCGAAAACGCATTCCACCATTGATGGATAAACTGAAACTTGCTCCTGAACTACTAGAGAGGAGCAGTACTGGAGTTTCTGGTGGGGAATTACAGCGATTTGCTATTCTTAGAGCTTTATTACTGGATCCGGTATTTTTGTTCGCAGATGAGCCAACCTCAAGACTCGATCCGATTATTGCTCAAGAAGTGACTGACTTATTGGTTGACCTAGCAAAAGAGCAGGGATGTGCGCTGCTGCTAGTCAGTCATGATCCAAACCTGATTGAAAAGTGTTGCGATACTGTGATTAGCTTGAATTAAACATCGGCTTACAGAAACAAAAACGCCTTTGACTGATAAAGTCAAAGGCGTTTTTTATCAATGACGTTTCGATCACGGCTAGTTATCGGGTATCACTTCATGCAACGTGTAATCTGTTTATTTAGATCGTAATAGCAGAAAAAATTGTCGACCTTAATATGTTTGTATTGCCTTTCATCGTAGATATCCACACCTAACAATGACTTTTGAATTTGACTGACAATCGGAGATGCGGATGCAACAAACATCACTGGTTTGTTTATGGAATCTACTTCTTCGACTTTGTTCGTCTTTGCAATGAGTACACCGTTTTTGCTATACATATCGCCATCTATTGAGAAGGAACTGTATTGGTTATCTGTATCGACATCGATAATATTAATGATCGATGTGTACTTTTTTTCATTGGCAAAAACGTCGATATTAGTCGTAAGTTCTATTTTGTCCTCACCTTTCGAAATGATGATCTCTTTTCTTTTATAGTAACCATCGACAAGTACAGTATCTGTCATATTACTGGTGGCTAAGAAGGCACAAAGGCAAACAAAAACGAGTACATTAATAGATTTAAGATATTTCATATTTTGCACCCTCTAATTTTCAATTCATTAATAATCGTGTTTACATCATTGCCAGAATAGGAGAGTAGTTCATCATTTAGTAAGCAGTCGACTACAAGTCTATCAACTATTTTATTCATGAATAATACGCTTTTGCTACTTTTGACTGCGACAGAGACTTTGTCCTCAAGACTAGATATATTAATGCTTTTTACATCAGAATTAATTCTATCTTTGAATAGTGTCGTGAACTTTTCTCTATCTTTTTCTGGAAAGACTGCAATATAATCATTTCCATTAATAACGTTAAATTTTGGTAATTCTGGAGTATTACTATCCTTAAAAATAAAAAACATGACAATTACGATATTAATGATAAGAAGAGGGAAACCTATTCCCTTCGACAGCCATGTTTTAATAGAATGAGTCCCGAATTTAGTTTCGGTAGCGGGCAGCGCGACTTTTACTTCTTCTAATGGCTCGTCACTGTTTGTTCCATCTTCCCTCTCGGAGTGTTCTTGATCCTCAGTTGCGATGTCGTTGGCTACGTCACTACTTGAAAGCTCAACTTTGTTTATTAGAACGCTATAGCCTTTGTTTTTTTCATTAGTGATAACGTCCAGGTTGGTATGTTGCTTAAGGATCTTTCTGATGTTAGCGATGGCCACTGGTACTGAATTTTTTGAAACTAATTTGTTTGGCCACCCAATCTCAGCCAGCTCTTCCTTAGTAAAGAATGTTTCTTTGTTTTTCAACAAACTAGCTAGGATTACAGACTCGGCATAGGAGCACTTATATTTTACTTTATCAACAATAATGAAGTAACTGCCGCCTTCATCACTAATGCTCACCTGTATGTTGTTATTATTCATTTTAAAGATTTCTCTTACTTGCTAGCACAAACTTACCGTTACGTTTTACAAAAATATACTATAAAAACCGCTACTTATCCTCTAACTAAGCCAACTTTTATTCGTATAATTTTATAGCCTCAAAGGCATTGGCGTGAAGATGTTGCTTGTATGGTAGCAATTTACTGATTTGTAACACGATTTATCGATAGCTAATTTAAAAATACACAATAGCGATCAGATCCAAAGGGTTATAGCTCTTTACTTTCTGCATTAAATTTAAGTCTTAACTAATTGAATTATAATGTGATTAATATTATTAAATTTAATTAGTCTACTTTTTATAGTGCTAGGAATAGACTTCCAGTCAATCAAATAACAACGTATTGGCTAAAAATAAAAAACGTAAGTGTAGTAGCGTTGGAGGTAAGCGAAGTCTTCTCTACCGCACTACCGATAGTTAACTGAATTTGAAATGACAATGGAAAATTGCTATGAAAAAATTTATTCTCGCAGCGGCAGTTGTAGGTGTACTGGCAGGTTGTAGTGCGGATGATGTAGAGGATGCATTCTCAACAGAACTCTCGTCAACAGAGGCCAGAGAAGCAGCAGATGATATTTTAGCTGCTACAGGATGGCTAGTGGCAGATATTGTTGAAAAGTGTGAGTTTCAAACTGATCCTACGACTTGTGCTATCAATGATACCGAATATAACCCGGACGAAGAGTTAATGGATGTCTTTACCGATAGGGATGATGATCTAAATTTAAAGGTCACGTATGACCCGGCGGAACACCTTATTACGCTTACGTCAGATAACTCTGGCAAGTACTTTGAATATGATGAATTTTTAAAAATCACCTACTCAAGTTCAAGCAGTTTAGACCATAAGCTAGTAATTGATGTGACTGATGTTAATCATATTACTGTTGATTTTGATGCACATAATATCATCGACAATAAAAACTTTGGTTCATCAGGTGAATCTCTAGAATTTGTTCAAAATGGAGATATAGGATTACTAACTGGAGTAGTCAAAGTATCTGAAGATGAGTTTGAATGTACATCTAATAACTGCAGCTAACATATAAATAATAACGATATTCCGGAGAGAGTTGTACTACGCTCTCCGAATTATATGTTATTCACATCAATTTTTAGTGACCTCATCAAGGAATTTATTTTTAGGGACAATGGTTACTCCACGTAGAGGCGAAGATTTTATTCATGACACCTCACTAGAGAAATTATTAATGAAATACATCCTAAATATTATAGTGATCTGTCTCATTGCTATTCCAACATTTTTTAGCAGTGTTAACGCGGCAACCTTTGACGATAGCGAATGGTTACCACTATATGATGGCTCAACTCATTACAACATTGTTCAGCAAAGCACAAACGAGACAATGGATGAATTTTATATAGCGAGTAACATTGCCAAATATGAGGGTTTAAAAAGTTTTCATGACTTTGCGTTGGATATCACGGTGAATCATATCAGTGCGTATGGTACTCAATATGTATTCGATTCAGAAAAGTATGTTCTTTATACAGAGCGTCCGGAAATGTTCCCTCAGGTGGTGCAAATTACCTTGTCCGAATATCAGGTTGCCTTATATCAATGCCATGACCTGTGGGTACGCAGCGACAGTTATAAGCGCAGTTACATCGAATATATAAACGCTCAGCTATAACGTGTGAATAAGGTGATGGCATTGGAAGTTGATGCTGTCGAAACCACAATCATCAGTAGAAAGAGGTGTCCATGACAGCTATTGTAAATACATTAAAACTGGCTGTAATTGTAGCGGTTTTTTTAGGCTTCTGCGCCGGTTGCTATGCGTAACGTGTCCGGCAGGTTCTTTTCTCTTCAGCGATATCCATTGTTAAAAACCTGGATTGTTACCGTCCTCAAAGACAATGCCCCTACTTTGTTGGGGTATTGTTCCTAATATCCTCTTTTACTCCTTAATTCCCTCACATTGCATCGTTAAGTTGCTCGGCAATCGTCTATAAACAAGAAGCCATCATGAAGCTACATTTCATGATGTTTAAGTTTAATCGAGGGTGTTCCAGGTGAGCACTCTGATTAGATTTGCTCTTAAAATTGATAAGTTAGTTTAAATATGAAAGCGCTAAAAATTTCTAGTGTTACTTTGTTGATAATAACGTCTGCTCAGTCCTCAGCTGCATTGTACCAAGTCATTGAAGTCACTCCTGACACAAGCTTTAGCTACGAAAGTGCTTACGGTGTCGCGATTCAACCGGCTACAGTAACCAGCGAAAGTGATAACTGTTTTGAATCGTCGTATGTGGAAGGGGATGGAATCTCGTGCTCAGCTTATATGTTAGCGGGAGAAACGCGCCTAAGTGAGCCAAGTGAAGGTAAGGCTGTTGACGGCCTGAGTTATCGTGACGAAACGCCATTTGGTATCGATAACCGTTTTATGTACGTTCAGGATCAAGATGATTTTGAAAACTACTGCGATGCCCAACTTTTATACGCAACGTGTGAATCATGGGCTGAGTTACATTGGGCGCAGTGGGGCAATGAAATCAGCGGAAGTACAGAGCCAAACTCGATTGCGTTCCTTGGTGATTACGAAACGGGTACCACTTACGACGAAAGCTACAACATCGTAATTAACTCATTAACTGAAGACGCTGAACCCGTGGGTATTCTGCATGATTTGGGAAATGTAACCAGTTATATGCGAAATTATACCCAAGCCTTAGACGACGCAAACCCAATCACGGATTCTTATCTTCAATCTAGAGCCTGGAAGACAAACGGCGACTACACCGTAGGTAGTGTGTCGACAAGCGCATCGAATGATTACGGTGATTTCTATTCGTCAAAAGCTGCGCTGTGGAGTTCGTCTTTAGGTTCGTTAGTTGAGCTGGACTGGGCAAGTTCGGTGTCTGATACTGCGGTCTATAAAAACAGAACCGCTCAGGGCAGCTTAAGAGATTTCGTGATTGTGGATAATACTCTTTATGGCGTGGGTTATAATACGTACGTACATGATTCTTATTACTACTTCATGGAAGCAACGGTGTTTTCTGTTGACTTAGAGAGCGATGCTTTTGATACAGATAACTGGGAAACAAAGAAAATTTCCGGAGCTGGCGTAGAAAGTAGCGATGATTACATCTACAGCAATACTTTGCTAACTGGCGTAAACAGTAATTTAGTCGCTATTGGTGAATCAAAACGTTCTGGTAGCTACCCTTATGAAAACGCCGCGTCGAATCGAATGTATGTCGTCGACGATATATCAGAGGATTCCTTATCGGCGAGCTACTTGAGTGGTGGTATATTCTTTGACGGTGTCGGAGGCAAAGCGCGAGCTATCAATAATTTCAATGAAATTGTTGGGCAAGTGGATGCCGAAAATACTAACGAGAGCAGCGGTAAACCAAGACGAAAGCGTGGCTTTATCTACCCATATGACGGTGAAGGCACCAACGATACACGTAGTGCAAGGTTGAGTGAGCAAGCTTGGTGGTTAGATGATTTGACCAATGGTGGTGATTATTCAGATGATAATAACCAGTACCGAATCATTGATGCATCAGGAATTAATGACGCCGGCGTCATCTCTGCGACTGCACTTAAGTGTGATTCTGGCTACGACGATACCAGTCACTTCGCAACCTGTGGTGATGGCGAGGTCGATGAAGAAACCGTTGCAGTTAAACTCGTACCAATCGTAGGCGCTACATCTGATGATATTGCAGCGCGGAGTGATGAAACATCGACTACTTCAAGCCGTTCAGGTGGAAGCTTAAACTATTTCTTATTGTTTACTCTATTTGCTTTGTTTGGATATCGTGGTTTCTCCAATGGAGTGTTCCCACGAAGCAAAGAACAGTCAACATAAAACCATCTTGTTGCTTGGCTAATTTCACTTTAGCCATTTTGAAGCGAGCTCAACTTTGAGTTCGCTCTTTTTCGTTTTACTGTATCTGCAAATCAACGCAGTCAATCTCCCTTGCCTTACTAATTTCGCATTACTCCATAATCTACTCACATTTTCCCGATACATTGAGCGTCGGTTTAATAGGGCAGTCGTACGCATAAATTGTATGAACTGTCTAACTGGAGAGAAAACATGAAAAAAATTGTACTAGTCGTAACGACAATAATGATGACTTTCGGCTCATTGTCCGTATTCGCAGACGATCGACCTGCGCCTCCACCAAATGGCGACCGTCCAGAGCCACCATCGTTTAGTGATATTGATACTAACGGTGATGGCGTTTTGACTAAGGACGAGCTTCGAGGTCCGTTCCTTGAGGATTTCGACAAGCTGGATGTTGATGGAAGTGGTTCACTCACTGAAGATGAACTGCCTAAGCCACCTGAACCTCGATAAAAACCGTTCACCAGTTTGAAAAGAGAATAGCATTAGTGTGAGTTACGTTTGTAAGGCGCATGGTGATGGTGACTTAAGATATAATCAGTTATTGTAAAAGAGCGTCAAGCGTTGTAACTCACCCATTGAACAAAAATAGTATTATCATTTCCCATAGGTCCACCGTGCGTATTTCCCTGTTTCAAAAACTGTTTTCTGCATTACTGCTAAGTAGTGCCTTAGTTATCGTGATCATGGCACTACAAATTAACGCCAGTTTTAAAGATGGCTTTCAGCAGTATTTGAATCAGGAAGAAATTGCCAAAGCGAGTTTATTGTCGGAGCGGGCAAGTCAATATTACTCTCAGTCACAAGACTGGTCGCGCTTTAAGGACTCCCCTCATTGGTGGGCGGATTTTCTGATGTTGTCTGGTGAAATGCCGCCACCCAGAGATGACATGCTTCCACCTGGCAAACGCCAACCATCATGGCACGGGAATCCCCTTAAAGATCCCATGATGTCACCACTGAGTGCAAGATTGAACTTGTTAGATGCCGATGGACGTGCGTTATTTGGCCACGCAGAAAATCTTAACGTTAAAAAAGGGATGCATCTACATAAAGTAGAAATTGTCTTTGACGGAAGTGTAGTCGGCTATATCTCAATCCTACAAAGCGATTCATTCAACAATCATTTGGCTGACCAATTCTTAAAGTCTCAAACCACTAACCTGATGATCATGAGCTTTGCTGCCATCTGTGTGAGTTTGCTCTTTGCGCTCGTGTTTGTGCGTTATCTTTTAACGCCCTTGCGAGCACTGCATCAGGGTGCGAATGCGGTACGAGATGGCAACCTCAGCTATCAGGTTGAATACCACAGCAATGACGAAATCGCAGATGTAACTCAAGCATTTAATCACTTGGTAGACTCTTTGAAAACTCAAGAAGAGATGCGTGAAAGATGGCTGTCAGATATTTCTCACGAGTTGCGCACACCATTAGCTGTGCTTCGAGGCGAGCTTGAAGCTCTTCAAGATGGGATTCGTCGTCCTGAACCTGCTTATATTCAATCTTTACATCAACAAGTTCTGACTTTGGCTCAGTTAGTGGAAGATTTACGTGCCTCTGCAAAAGCAGACATCAAGCTTCATCTGAAAAAAGAAAGCGTGAATGTAAAAAACGGCGTCGATAATGTTCTCGTTAGTCACTTAAACCGCTTTGAAAAAAAATCTCTTAGCTTAGAAATAGATTTAAACATCGACTCGGATGTTTACATCCATGCCGACAGACAGAAGCTGAGCCAGGTGTTGAACAACTTATTAGAAAACAGCTATCGTTACACAGATACAGGTGGGAAGGTAAAAGTCTATTTGGGACAGGAACAAAACTCAGTTTTACTTGCCATAGAAGACAGCTCACCAGGTGTGCCAAGTGATGCGTTGCCCAAGCTTTGTGAACGACTGTTCCGAGTTGATCAATCGCGTAGTCGAGCTTATGGTGGCTCGGGACTTGGGTTATCCATATGTAAAAATATCATTCAGGCTCATAACGGTGAGCTAAAACTCGAACATTCCGAGCTAGGTGGCTTGAAAGTTTCTGTGCGTTTACCCACCGAATAGGGCAGGTACTCCCGTTGTACGTATTTAGGACAAAATTAGAAAAACCATGATACTAATTGTTGAAGATGAGCCTTCATTGGCAAATGTTGTTTCCGACTATCTGGTTCACAACGGTTTCGAAACCCATATCATCAGTGATGGAAATGACGTAATCGAGTGGGTTAAGATTCGTAAACCTGAACTGATCTTATTGGATCTGATGCTGCCGAATCGTAACGGATTAAGTATCTATCGAGAGCTTAGAACCTTCAGTGATATTCCTACCATCATGGCGACTGCAAAAGT contains the following coding sequences:
- a CDS encoding ABC transporter substrate-binding protein, with protein sequence MTEISYTSIAKKKKLIRGLGLATLVAAGAAIAFISNQETSPEQVTPNKSNTLSISGPWEVSSLDPSKQGYMLTRMQVIETLLNVDGKGIITSGLASKWKSSEDGLSWYFTLQDNVTFHDGSKLDAAAVVRSLAFAQRKHGTLNKADIRSISAVSDNEIKIELSRPYAAFASLLTNYANAILSPASYDADGAVKTLYGTGPYQMESFLPPHKFTVKKFDGYWGEEAKINFATYLAGHRAESRLLQAKSGEADIVFNLEPAMLGQLKTGNEVNVHSDLIPRTMFVKVNAGHPFLNEARARKALSMAIDRASITKNVLGVPGAETTQLMPSSMSQWFIKDVRNDDFNLEQARSTLAELGWERGESGILERDGVPFKLTMITYADRPELTTVATAIQAQWAKLGVELKVDVTNSSMIPAGHQDGSLEMALIARNFGFSADPLPIISSDFANGGGDWGTMNWENAKVDSTIERLLHTDDATRAFELSQTVAKEIYQDTPVIAISSYSQHTSVNKRVKNFKFDPFERNYFINQMEIN
- a CDS encoding ABC transporter permease; this encodes MLLGILKKRLYQLILVAWGVGTLTFVLMRSLPGDMAYRIAASRYGQDNVDSAAADLVRQELNLDQGWFSSYVSWLGDLLQFNLGNSLVSGLPVSEVVQHQLGHSLLLAGFGIALSILVALPLGTWSANKGGLVNSLMVWFSTFTRAMPVFVLGLVLILIFAINWKWFPVAGFGTWQHLVLPSITLAVSLAAVSNRVVHSSVRNVLRSPFYTFSRVKGLSERQTFFRHGLRNMAVPIVAFVGIQLVSVIEGIVMIESLFSWPGVGHGLAHAIFARDIPVIQGCALTMGILFVLLNSIIDVLCYWIDPRGQQEK
- a CDS encoding ABC transporter permease, with the protein product MMKQFTLNQKLGLLLLLGLFSFSLFVGWLSPYSIDEQNLSIRLLPPSGEHWFGTDHFGRDMMTRLASAIGLSFTLSVLCVISSSTLGVAFGVCSAWAGGRVEQGLDIVVNILLALPGLVLVLLLSAIAPGSFLVMYLAISLVQWVEYYRVTRAITRTVIDSPERQVSMMMGFGKWYQFKRHIWPALSASVFTMAAFGGANAILMMASLGFVAVGIQPPLAELGLMSVELFPFYVDAPWILAQPLLVVALLVLGFHLIAGASRESLNSTD
- a CDS encoding ATP-binding cassette domain-containing protein; protein product: MNLLIQLTDLSIKAKDVELLEPLSLKLYQDKPVTILGQTGSGKSLLAQAVIGLLPSSLSQYGTVEVFGKKQDQRSLVKLWGSEITMLPQEPWRALDPLMPAYRQVAEVYECVQGLDEETAFHRAIDDLENIGLKNSAHKRPGQLSGGMAQRLAVTAATSGGAKLILADEPTKGLDVSRRDDIVRLLIQSAKGGGLLTITHDIDVARQIGGDIIVMKKGVVVEQGTAEQVLNYPQHEYTQALIGADPKHWNEREKNLLTDTPVLKVDNLSVGRGNTVLSQGINFTIHEGEVIGVVGDSGCGKSTLGDTLLGLLPALDGTVTKLAPNTMTYQWLKLFQDPPAAFTSSVTLGVLLDDLVKLHKIDRKRIPPLMDKLKLAPELLERSSTGVSGGELQRFAILRALLLDPVFLFADEPTSRLDPIIAQEVTDLLVDLAKEQGCALLLVSHDPNLIEKCCDTVISLN
- a CDS encoding helix-turn-helix domain-containing protein is translated as MNNNNIQVSISDEGGSYFIIVDKVKYKCSYAESVILASLLKNKETFFTKEELAEIGWPNKLVSKNSVPVAIANIRKILKQHTNLDVITNEKNKGYSVLINKVELSSSDVANDIATEDQEHSEREDGTNSDEPLEEVKVALPATETKFGTHSIKTWLSKGIGFPLLIINIVIVMFFIFKDSNTPELPKFNVINGNDYIAVFPEKDREKFTTLFKDRINSDVKSINISSLEDKVSVAVKSSKSVLFMNKIVDRLVVDCLLNDELLSYSGNDVNTIINELKIRGCKI
- a CDS encoding DUF3466 family protein, encoding MKALKISSVTLLIITSAQSSAALYQVIEVTPDTSFSYESAYGVAIQPATVTSESDNCFESSYVEGDGISCSAYMLAGETRLSEPSEGKAVDGLSYRDETPFGIDNRFMYVQDQDDFENYCDAQLLYATCESWAELHWAQWGNEISGSTEPNSIAFLGDYETGTTYDESYNIVINSLTEDAEPVGILHDLGNVTSYMRNYTQALDDANPITDSYLQSRAWKTNGDYTVGSVSTSASNDYGDFYSSKAALWSSSLGSLVELDWASSVSDTAVYKNRTAQGSLRDFVIVDNTLYGVGYNTYVHDSYYYFMEATVFSVDLESDAFDTDNWETKKISGAGVESSDDYIYSNTLLTGVNSNLVAIGESKRSGSYPYENAASNRMYVVDDISEDSLSASYLSGGIFFDGVGGKARAINNFNEIVGQVDAENTNESSGKPRRKRGFIYPYDGEGTNDTRSARLSEQAWWLDDLTNGGDYSDDNNQYRIIDASGINDAGVISATALKCDSGYDDTSHFATCGDGEVDEETVAVKLVPIVGATSDDIAARSDETSTTSSRSGGSLNYFLLFTLFALFGYRGFSNGVFPRSKEQST